One window of Thermocoleostomius sinensis A174 genomic DNA carries:
- a CDS encoding AI-2E family transporter — translation MKLSQWIGLLIFVIALYVLWQIRQILLLVFTAIVLATALNQLVERFERSRLRRPWSVFLSIGILLCFLVLFFWLIVPPFIEQFQQLVDLFPAALVQIQNGLEWLENTILGEYLPDIPDTNSLIRQLQPLSRQVLQQSLDVFSTSVTALLQFLLVLVLILMFLSNPKAYRQGLVRLFPSFYRRRANEILDRCQIAIASWSAGALIEMGFIAVFSAVGLWLLQVPLVLAHALLAGLLNFIPNIGPTLSVFLPMTVALLDAPWKAIAVLILYIVIQQVESYWLTPTIMAKQVALLPAITLISQLVFASMFGALGLVMAIPLTVVAKTWIEEVLLTDVMDHWER, via the coding sequence GTGAAACTCAGTCAATGGATTGGCTTACTTATATTTGTTATTGCCCTCTATGTCCTCTGGCAAATTCGGCAAATTCTTTTGCTGGTGTTCACGGCGATCGTGCTCGCAACTGCCCTTAATCAATTAGTAGAACGCTTTGAGCGATCGCGCCTTCGACGCCCGTGGTCTGTATTTTTAAGCATTGGAATTCTGCTCTGCTTCCTGGTGCTGTTCTTCTGGTTAATTGTGCCGCCGTTTATTGAACAGTTTCAGCAACTGGTCGATTTATTTCCGGCCGCATTGGTACAAATCCAGAACGGACTTGAGTGGTTGGAAAACACCATTCTTGGGGAATATTTACCGGATATCCCAGATACCAATTCTTTAATTCGGCAATTACAACCTCTGAGCCGGCAAGTGCTACAACAATCGCTTGATGTGTTCTCTACCTCTGTCACTGCTTTGCTGCAATTTCTGCTGGTTTTAGTACTAATTTTGATGTTTCTAAGTAATCCCAAAGCCTATCGTCAAGGATTAGTACGATTATTTCCATCTTTTTATCGCCGTCGAGCCAACGAAATTCTCGATCGATGTCAAATCGCGATCGCAAGTTGGTCGGCTGGAGCATTAATTGAAATGGGTTTTATTGCTGTCTTTAGTGCGGTTGGTCTTTGGCTGTTGCAAGTTCCCCTCGTTTTAGCCCACGCCCTATTAGCTGGATTGCTTAACTTTATTCCCAATATCGGCCCCACCTTAAGTGTGTTCTTGCCGATGACCGTAGCGCTATTGGATGCACCATGGAAGGCGATCGCCGTTCTCATTTTGTATATTGTAATTCAACAGGTAGAAAGCTATTGGTTGACTCCTACCATCATGGCCAAACAAGTGGCACTGCTTCCCGCCATCACGTTAATTTCACAACTCGTCTTTGCTAGTATGTTTGGGGCGCTGGGCTTGGTGATGGCCATTCCGCTCACGGTGGTTGCAAAAACTTGGATTGAGGAAGTGTTGCTCACTGATGTCATGG
- a CDS encoding superoxide dismutase: MRHFWQQLLQRPIHFLLAGLVAIVLISCQQTISQAPPSPTGTPNPELLESPLPSPAVTPGTGLSASPAELPPLPYDYAALEPYIDAETMRLHHDNHHATYVENLNEAVQAYPELQGLSVEAMLRDLNVVPEDVRIQVRNNGGGHLNHTMFWQIMAPNAGGEPTGTIADAINQTFGSFEQFKEQFNEAGRNQFGSGWVWLVRNPQGELQITSTLNQDNPIMEGLYPVMGNDVWEHAYYLNYQNRRGEYLENWWNVVNWPEIERRFADAG; encoded by the coding sequence ATGAGACATTTTTGGCAACAACTTCTGCAACGACCGATTCATTTTCTTCTCGCAGGCCTTGTGGCGATTGTTCTGATCTCCTGCCAACAGACCATATCTCAAGCTCCACCTTCACCAACCGGAACCCCTAACCCAGAACTGCTAGAATCACCCTTACCGTCACCCGCCGTCACCCCCGGAACCGGACTAAGTGCTTCTCCGGCTGAACTTCCTCCCTTGCCTTATGATTACGCTGCCCTCGAGCCTTACATTGATGCTGAAACGATGCGGCTACATCATGACAACCATCATGCCACCTACGTTGAAAACCTGAACGAGGCGGTGCAAGCTTATCCAGAACTGCAAGGTCTGAGTGTAGAGGCAATGCTACGAGATTTGAATGTTGTCCCCGAAGATGTACGGATTCAAGTCCGCAACAACGGTGGCGGTCATCTTAACCACACAATGTTTTGGCAGATTATGGCTCCCAATGCGGGTGGTGAGCCGACAGGCACGATCGCAGATGCAATCAATCAAACGTTTGGTAGCTTTGAGCAGTTCAAGGAACAATTTAACGAAGCAGGGCGCAATCAATTTGGCAGTGGTTGGGTATGGCTGGTACGCAATCCTCAAGGAGAACTCCAAATTACCTCAACCCTGAATCAGGACAATCCTATTATGGAAGGGTTGTACCCTGTCATGGGCAATGACGTGTGGGAACATGCCTATTACCTCAACTACCAGAATCGCCGGGGTGAGTACCTAGAAAATTGGTGGAATGTAGTGAATTGGCCAGAGATTGAGCGGCGATTTGCCGATGCAGGATAG
- a CDS encoding DMT family transporter, which produces MPFKLTESKLPFAPLLLIAPFFLWGTAMVAMKGTIPHTTPLFMAGVRLVPAGILILVPAFFMNRPQPRGWTAWLWIALFGLVDGALFQGFLAEGLVRTEAGLGSVMIDSQPIAVALMARVLFGEIVGLWGWLGLGFGVVGISLLGLPKAWILGLLQGDTSAIEFGEDVVQQLFQNGQWLMLLAALSMAVGTILVRYVSRHADPVIATGWHMILGGVPLFVGSAVWETQPFVHLTTSDWLALSYSTIFGSAIAYGLFFYFAARGNLTSLISLTFLTPVFALLFGNLFLGEVLNSVQWIGVGLTLISIYLINQREHLLQRFKQDQSTERQGSKSSNLNGLKPSEMEPDPRSMAQTQPITLEVESEFSSRS; this is translated from the coding sequence ATGCCGTTTAAGCTGACCGAATCCAAACTTCCATTTGCACCCCTCTTACTGATTGCTCCTTTCTTCCTGTGGGGAACAGCAATGGTAGCTATGAAGGGAACGATTCCCCACACAACCCCTTTGTTCATGGCAGGGGTTCGCCTAGTGCCGGCCGGCATACTAATTCTGGTCCCTGCCTTTTTCATGAACCGACCGCAACCGCGAGGGTGGACGGCCTGGCTGTGGATTGCGCTGTTTGGATTGGTTGATGGTGCTCTATTTCAGGGATTTTTGGCTGAAGGACTGGTGCGTACCGAAGCGGGCTTGGGGTCTGTCATGATCGATTCTCAACCGATCGCTGTAGCCCTGATGGCGCGCGTCCTCTTTGGTGAAATAGTAGGGTTATGGGGCTGGCTGGGGCTGGGGTTTGGCGTCGTTGGCATCAGCTTGCTGGGGTTGCCCAAAGCATGGATTTTAGGGCTATTGCAAGGCGATACATCGGCGATCGAGTTCGGCGAAGATGTCGTACAACAGCTTTTTCAGAATGGGCAGTGGTTAATGTTGCTGGCCGCGTTGTCGATGGCCGTTGGCACAATTTTAGTGCGGTATGTTAGCCGACATGCTGATCCGGTAATAGCGACTGGGTGGCATATGATTTTGGGCGGCGTGCCGTTGTTTGTGGGTTCTGCTGTGTGGGAAACACAGCCTTTTGTCCATTTAACGACCTCGGATTGGTTGGCGCTCAGCTACTCTACTATTTTTGGTAGCGCCATCGCCTATGGGCTGTTCTTCTACTTTGCCGCCCGTGGAAACCTGACCAGTTTGATCTCGCTAACGTTTTTAACTCCGGTCTTTGCCTTGCTATTTGGCAACTTATTTTTGGGAGAAGTTTTAAATTCGGTACAGTGGATAGGGGTAGGATTAACGCTTATTAGTATTTATTTAATTAATCAACGGGAACACCTGCTTCAACGGTTCAAGCAAGATCAATCGACTGAACGACAAGGATCTAAATCATCTAACTTAAATGGTTTGAAACCTAGCGAGATGGAACCAGACCCTCGATCGATGGCACAGACTCAACCTATCACGCTAGAAGTAGAGTCAGAATTTTCTTCAAGATCTTGA
- a CDS encoding response regulator: MKILIVEDDKLTAEGLIVALGNQNYTIEVAADGEAAWTLVESFAYDLIVLDITLPKLDGISLCQRLRSHGYQMPILLLTARSSSHDKAIGLDAGADDYLVKPFDPEELLARIRALLRRNQVMGQSVLTWGLLQLDPQSCEVRYGEQPVPLTAKEYAILELFLRHSRRVFSCGAILENIWSFAEIPSDEAVRTHIKGLRQKLKAAGAPANFIETIYGIGYRLKPLERDVGSREQGTGLNHEARSNGTGEDRQATSVAEAEQQARSQTLAAIAEVWQRFQPRVCEQVAVLEQAVAALSHHTLSEELRQQAEQEAHTLAGSLGTFGFEQASRLARLIEQQFQHPLPSIDRLHPNQIRHLEQLVTALRQDLEATNTHQPPSSHPSATLPNASLDAQQSKILMVDDDLQLLMTVRTLLHPWGLYVTTLDNPNQFWKTLEATVPDLLLLDIKMPEISGIELCHIVRNDARWGGLPIVILTAHNDADTINQVFAAGADDFISKPIVGPELVTRIIHRLERMKLLENLSSRHQQEVADRQRSETSLRKVKDELEMRVAERTAELVSVNERLRAELNERKQIEDALKISQARFSGILEIADDAIISVDRQQRITLFNQGAEKIFGYTVQEAIGQPLDLLLPRRFANAHRQHVADFGQSANEARRMGERREIFGRRKNGEEFPAEASISKLELKGETIFTVILRDTSDRKIVERMKDEFISIVSHELRTPLTSIHGSLKMLTSGLLDAEPNTAKRLLDIAVDSTERLIRLINDVLDVERIESGKVTMNKNTCNVTDLMNHAVNVMQAMAEKFGVTLSVSSLPITVYADSDRIIQTLTNLLSNAIKFSPPGATIWLSATRNTDQVLFQVKDQGRGIPADKLETIFERFQQVDASDSRNHDGTGLGLAICRNIVQQHGGQIWVESVVGKGSTFYFTLPIESGLANS, encoded by the coding sequence ATGAAAATTCTGATTGTTGAAGACGATAAATTGACGGCTGAGGGACTAATCGTTGCCCTAGGCAACCAAAACTACACGATCGAGGTGGCAGCCGATGGCGAAGCGGCCTGGACACTCGTTGAGTCCTTTGCCTATGACTTGATTGTGCTGGATATCACATTGCCCAAATTGGATGGAATTTCGCTCTGTCAGCGATTGCGATCGCACGGATACCAGATGCCAATTCTGCTATTGACTGCTCGCAGTAGTAGCCATGACAAAGCGATCGGGTTAGATGCCGGAGCCGATGATTATCTGGTTAAACCGTTTGATCCAGAAGAGTTGTTGGCTCGAATCCGCGCATTATTACGCCGCAATCAAGTCATGGGTCAGTCGGTGTTGACATGGGGCCTTTTGCAGCTTGATCCACAAAGCTGTGAGGTCAGGTATGGAGAACAACCCGTCCCACTAACTGCTAAAGAATACGCCATTCTAGAACTATTTTTGCGACATTCTCGGCGTGTGTTTAGCTGTGGGGCAATCCTGGAAAATATTTGGTCGTTTGCAGAGATTCCTAGTGATGAAGCCGTTAGAACCCATATTAAAGGTCTACGGCAGAAGCTGAAAGCGGCTGGAGCACCAGCTAATTTTATTGAAACGATTTATGGCATTGGCTATCGACTCAAACCATTGGAGAGAGATGTGGGGAGTCGAGAGCAGGGAACGGGCTTGAATCATGAAGCTCGATCGAATGGAACGGGAGAAGATCGACAGGCAACCAGTGTTGCAGAGGCAGAGCAGCAGGCTAGATCTCAAACATTGGCGGCGATCGCAGAGGTATGGCAACGCTTTCAACCACGAGTGTGTGAACAAGTGGCTGTTTTGGAACAAGCGGTAGCGGCTCTCAGCCACCATACGCTATCTGAGGAGTTACGGCAGCAAGCAGAGCAAGAGGCACACACATTGGCGGGGTCGCTGGGAACGTTCGGCTTCGAGCAAGCTTCGCGTCTAGCCCGTTTAATTGAGCAGCAATTTCAGCACCCCTTGCCTTCGATCGATCGCCTTCATCCTAACCAAATTCGACATCTCGAACAGTTAGTCACAGCGCTACGTCAAGACCTTGAAGCGACCAATACTCATCAACCTCCGTCATCACACCCGTCAGCTACCCTGCCCAATGCATCACTAGATGCACAACAGTCCAAAATCTTGATGGTGGACGACGATCTGCAACTGTTGATGACCGTTAGGACACTCTTGCATCCATGGGGGCTATACGTCACAACCTTGGACAATCCCAATCAGTTTTGGAAAACCCTGGAAGCAACTGTTCCAGATTTACTGCTCCTGGATATCAAAATGCCGGAAATTAGTGGTATTGAACTATGCCACATTGTGCGCAATGATGCCCGTTGGGGTGGACTGCCGATCGTCATCTTAACGGCTCATAATGATGCCGACACGATCAATCAAGTGTTTGCAGCGGGTGCGGATGATTTCATCAGCAAACCGATTGTGGGTCCAGAATTGGTGACTCGCATCATTCATCGCTTGGAACGCATGAAATTACTAGAAAACTTATCGTCACGGCACCAACAGGAAGTTGCCGATCGACAAAGGTCTGAAACATCATTGCGAAAAGTAAAAGATGAATTAGAAATGCGCGTAGCAGAACGAACGGCTGAATTGGTTAGCGTCAATGAACGTCTCCGGGCTGAACTCAATGAACGTAAACAAATTGAAGACGCGTTGAAGATATCTCAAGCTCGCTTTTCTGGCATTTTAGAGATTGCTGATGATGCCATTATTTCGGTAGATAGACAGCAGCGAATTACGCTATTTAATCAGGGTGCAGAAAAGATTTTTGGCTACACGGTACAAGAGGCGATCGGACAACCCTTAGACTTGCTGTTACCCCGTCGCTTTGCAAACGCACACCGACAGCATGTCGCTGATTTCGGTCAGTCTGCTAATGAGGCACGCCGGATGGGAGAACGTCGCGAGATTTTTGGTCGTCGCAAAAATGGCGAAGAATTTCCCGCTGAAGCCTCTATTTCTAAACTGGAATTGAAAGGTGAAACAATTTTTACAGTAATTTTACGAGATACAAGCGATCGCAAAATTGTTGAACGTATGAAAGATGAATTTATTTCCATCGTTAGCCATGAGTTGCGAACACCGTTAACCTCTATCCACGGATCGCTGAAAATGCTGACCAGTGGTTTGTTAGATGCTGAGCCGAACACTGCAAAACGTTTACTGGATATTGCTGTTGATAGCACTGAACGATTAATTCGATTGATTAATGATGTGCTGGATGTTGAGCGTATTGAATCAGGAAAGGTAACGATGAACAAAAATACTTGTAATGTTACCGATTTAATGAATCATGCAGTGAACGTAATGCAGGCAATGGCTGAAAAATTTGGAGTGACGCTATCAGTTTCCTCGCTGCCAATCACTGTATATGCTGACAGCGATCGGATTATCCAAACGCTGACAAATCTGTTAAGTAATGCCATCAAGTTTTCGCCACCTGGTGCAACAATCTGGCTTTCCGCTACACGGAACACTGATCAAGTGTTGTTTCAAGTCAAAGATCAAGGACGCGGCATCCCAGCCGACAAACTTGAAACCATCTTTGAACGCTTTCAACAAGTAGATGCGTCTGATTCTCGCAATCACGACGGCACAGGCTTGGGCTTGGCGATATGCCGCAATATTGTGCAGCAGCATGGAGGTCAGATTTGGGTAGAAAGTGTTGTCGGCAAGGGCAGCACGTTTTACTTCACGCTTCCGATTGAAAGCGGACTGGCTAATTCATAG
- a CDS encoding response regulator, with amino-acid sequence MTKHILVIDNEQYIQEITQICLRTTAGWQVSTASSGREGIAKADADRPDAILLDVMMPDMDGPTTFQQLQANPATCQIPVILLTAKVQAADRQRYDELGVQGAIAKPFDPLQLASQVAETLGWSL; translated from the coding sequence ATGACTAAACACATTCTCGTAATTGACAACGAACAATATATTCAAGAAATTACCCAGATTTGCTTACGCACTACTGCGGGTTGGCAGGTTTCAACAGCAAGTTCAGGACGTGAAGGCATTGCCAAGGCAGACGCCGATCGCCCCGATGCCATTCTATTGGATGTGATGATGCCCGATATGGATGGCCCCACGACCTTTCAGCAGTTACAAGCAAATCCAGCGACTTGTCAAATTCCAGTGATTTTGCTGACCGCGAAGGTGCAAGCGGCTGATCGGCAACGCTACGATGAGTTAGGCGTGCAAGGAGCCATTGCCAAACCCTTTGATCCCCTTCAGTTAGCTAGCCAAGTCGCAGAAACCTTGGGATGGAGCCTATGA
- a CDS encoding sensor histidine kinase, which yields MQPGIFTRVMKIDQRRTSTPTQAKLRCLVVIGTIALAYLLTARLSLAVLNLGSSASPVWPPAGIALAALVWGGQSASLGVALGALLSNYTLGVSWQLSAGSVVGTTLQAIVGESLLRRYRFRSSMERLSDVLSLAIVVLVSPLVNATIGTLNAVWVGHFGWDSAAQNWWTIWLGDGMGILVVTPCLLTFRHWLYQERWQEVLWRKQRSTPSKVSSFAKKFHYFLHWFSSWAALSAENQPRVLNRLEDLQLAATSRSQTERWLWLGSLIAVSWIVFYSQPTQATALYPIEYFPFPFVMWAALRFGQFRAVLASFILSVIAISGTILDRGPFNAKATNSSQEILLLQAFIGVITITALILAAVMATRQAAERQLHLTAERNRLLSEMAMRIRRSLDLHDILQTTVEEVRQFLQADRVFFSQFDAQGQAQVVAESVAPGWTSTLGWTCPPSDYQEIQALFAQDPIKVAHDTAQEEISPLVKQYHERYQVKAGMAVPILLTAQASHQGLCTSADRLSGSSGPQLLGLLVVNQCSGPRQWQPLEIELLEQLGTQVAIAIQQGKLYQQVQDLNTNLEQQVTDRTLQLQANMTELEELNQLRDVFIHAIAHDLRTTVMGSLMVLKNIQNQPGDEKVAIPRNFLERMIQSGEIQLCKLNSLLEAYKNKTEGIVIHSQPVALPSLIETILSDLKAFFDLNQAQVINHIPADLPNIIADWEQLERVFRHLLVNAVKHNPPGVQVILQATVEGDRVRCIVADNGKGISSSQCERLFDLSIGNQQERQLTGISLGLYLCQQIVTAHGGKIGVTSQLGKGSQFWLMLPCLGSRE from the coding sequence ATGCAGCCTGGGATTTTTACTCGTGTAATGAAAATTGATCAGCGACGGACTTCAACCCCGACTCAGGCTAAATTAAGATGTCTTGTGGTGATTGGAACAATCGCGTTGGCTTACTTGCTGACGGCACGGCTGTCGCTGGCAGTGTTGAATTTAGGCTCTAGTGCATCTCCGGTTTGGCCACCCGCTGGAATTGCGTTAGCGGCACTAGTGTGGGGCGGACAATCGGCAAGTCTTGGGGTTGCTTTAGGAGCGCTGTTGTCTAACTACACACTGGGAGTTAGCTGGCAATTGTCTGCTGGATCAGTAGTAGGTACAACTTTACAGGCGATCGTAGGAGAGAGTCTACTGCGTCGCTATCGTTTCCGGTCAAGCATGGAACGGTTGAGCGATGTTCTGAGTTTGGCGATCGTGGTTCTGGTGTCTCCGTTGGTCAATGCCACCATTGGAACACTGAACGCTGTTTGGGTGGGTCACTTTGGCTGGGACAGTGCGGCTCAAAATTGGTGGACGATTTGGCTAGGGGACGGTATGGGAATTCTCGTTGTCACCCCTTGTTTATTGACATTTCGGCACTGGCTGTATCAAGAGCGCTGGCAAGAGGTTTTGTGGCGAAAGCAACGTAGCACTCCCTCCAAGGTTTCAAGTTTTGCCAAAAAATTTCACTATTTTCTTCATTGGTTTAGTTCATGGGCTGCTTTGTCGGCTGAAAATCAACCGCGTGTTCTCAATCGGTTAGAAGATTTACAACTTGCCGCAACCAGTCGATCGCAGACCGAGCGCTGGCTATGGCTCGGCTCGTTAATTGCGGTGAGTTGGATTGTGTTCTATTCTCAACCTACCCAAGCAACAGCCCTTTATCCGATTGAATATTTCCCATTTCCATTTGTGATGTGGGCCGCGTTGCGGTTCGGGCAATTTAGAGCGGTCTTAGCCAGTTTTATTTTGTCGGTGATTGCCATTAGTGGCACAATTCTCGATCGCGGCCCGTTTAATGCGAAAGCAACTAATTCTAGCCAGGAAATTTTGCTGTTGCAGGCGTTCATCGGAGTTATCACAATTACCGCCTTGATTTTAGCGGCCGTGATGGCAACTCGGCAGGCGGCTGAACGACAATTGCACTTGACGGCTGAGCGTAACCGTTTGTTGAGTGAGATGGCGATGCGCATTCGTCGATCGCTGGACTTACATGACATTTTGCAAACAACCGTCGAAGAAGTACGGCAGTTTTTGCAGGCCGATCGGGTGTTTTTCAGCCAATTTGATGCACAGGGACAAGCCCAAGTCGTTGCAGAATCGGTCGCACCCGGCTGGACATCAACCTTGGGCTGGACTTGTCCTCCATCGGACTATCAGGAAATTCAAGCGCTGTTTGCTCAAGATCCTATTAAAGTGGCGCATGACACGGCGCAGGAAGAGATTTCGCCGTTGGTGAAGCAGTATCATGAGCGGTATCAAGTGAAGGCTGGTATGGCGGTTCCCATTTTGCTAACTGCACAGGCGTCTCATCAGGGCTTGTGTACGTCGGCCGATCGCCTTTCCGGTTCTTCAGGACCACAACTGTTGGGGCTATTGGTTGTGAATCAGTGTTCAGGACCGCGTCAATGGCAGCCGCTCGAGATTGAACTATTAGAACAACTGGGAACACAAGTCGCGATCGCCATTCAGCAGGGAAAACTCTACCAACAAGTGCAAGATCTCAATACGAATTTGGAACAGCAAGTAACTGACCGGACTTTACAATTGCAAGCGAACATGACCGAACTGGAAGAGTTAAACCAATTGCGAGATGTTTTTATTCATGCGATCGCCCATGACCTTCGCACCACGGTAATGGGTAGTCTCATGGTACTTAAAAATATCCAGAATCAACCCGGCGATGAAAAGGTAGCAATTCCTCGTAATTTTCTAGAGCGAATGATTCAATCGGGCGAAATTCAACTATGCAAACTCAATTCCCTTTTAGAAGCCTATAAAAATAAAACTGAAGGCATTGTCATTCATTCACAACCAGTGGCTTTGCCATCGCTGATTGAAACCATTCTTTCAGATCTAAAAGCGTTTTTCGATCTCAATCAAGCTCAAGTTATCAATCACATTCCTGCTGACTTGCCAAACATCATTGCTGATTGGGAACAGTTGGAGCGGGTTTTTCGGCATTTGTTGGTGAATGCAGTGAAGCACAATCCTCCGGGTGTGCAGGTGATATTGCAAGCCACCGTGGAGGGCGATCGAGTGCGCTGTATCGTAGCAGATAATGGCAAGGGCATCAGTTCCAGTCAATGTGAACGTTTATTTGACCTCAGCATTGGCAATCAGCAGGAGCGGCAGCTAACGGGAATTAGTTTGGGGTTATATCTTTGTCAACAAATCGTTACGGCTCATGGCGGCAAGATTGGGGTGACGAGTCAACTAGGCAAGGGGTCGCAGTTTTGGCTGATGCTGCCGTGTTTGGGAAGTCGGGAATAG